The stretch of DNA GCAATATCATCTTGCTTTAATGTATGTAAATGGCGTTGGAGTAACAACTGATTTTAACAAGGGCTTGGCGTTATTAAAACAAGCAGCTGAAAATAATGATAGTAATGCACAAAACACTCTCGGTTTTATTTATGCTGAGGGGAAACAAGTTGAACCAGATTATGAATTAGCCAGAAAATGGTATGAAAAAGCAGCAGAGCAAGGACTAACTTATGCCCAAAATCAGCTAGCAAATATGTACTATAAAGGCGATAAAATTGAAAAAAATTATCAACAAGCACTCAAGTGGTATACAAAGTCTGCTGAACAAGGCGATCTTATCTCAATGGCAACAGTTGGTTATATGTATGCTAACGGCCAAGGTGCGAATCAAAATTATCCTGCTGCTTATTCATGGTATGAAAAAGCCGCTAATAACGGTTATGTTCCTGCGCAAACAGTGCTTGGTTTAATGTATCAACAAGGGCTAGGATTAGATGCACCAGATTATCAAAAATCGAGTGAATGGTACCAAAAAGCCTCAGATAAAGGTGATGCAGCGGCGCAAAATAGTTTAGGTGTTTTTTATGCTAGTGGTAAAGGTGTAGAACAAGATGCATTTAAGGCTATCTCTTTTTATGAAAAAGCTGCCGTTCAGGGATACACGCCTGCACAAAATAATTTAGGTTTAGCATATCAGACCGGGTTTGGTAGCTTAAAAGCAGATCAAGATAAAGCATTATATTGGTTTGAAAAGGCAGCAAAACAAGGATATTCAAAAGCTCAAGATAATCTAACGAGCTTAAAAGATCAGATTGCTGCACAAAAAACAGTAGAGAGCAAAAAAGTATCGACTCCCCCAAAAGGACAAGTCGCTATTGTTAGTAGCAAGGATAAAGTAAAAACTAACAACACCAATAAAGCCGTAAATAACAATGCAAGCCAATTGAGCCAAGTTAATTCTGGCGAAATGGCTATTGTTGATTTACGTATTGGCGATAATAAAAATAGTTCTCGTTTTGTAATTGAATCCTTGAAACCAATTACTTATACACTTACGCCAGATACAGATAATTCATTTACCTTAATTCTTGATAAAATGACGGCAAGCCAAGAAGTATTAACGCGCTTAAATAATCGTATAAAAAGAATGTCTGGTTCTATTTTGTCAATTAAAGCAGAACAAGAACACGATAATTTAAAACTCGTTATCAAATTAAAGAAAAACATCTCTAATCTGAAAAAGATCCAGTATAAAGATAATAATAATCTTTTAGTCCTTGATTTTATGTTTTAAGTTTAATAATTAAAATAGATTAGCTCGGCTATTTATCTTCTTGTATAAAAGCTAAATGGCAGAGTTAATTTATTAATAATACTTTTTTACGCTAAAGTACTCTCGTTAATATCATTATCAATCAAATCCATCCTATCCGTGTTTTACCGGTTATCAATAACGAACCTATGGTAATTGGAATTACCCATATAATGGTTTATTAAAATTTGAT from Orbaceae bacterium lpD04 encodes:
- a CDS encoding SEL1-like repeat protein, which produces MKRSLISLFFIFSCNVFAAETQLNEPATSTTQKPADVDVCLSAYLDGLKSSDFTQAVQRCINVPDSQGKNEYLAGLMYSNGQGVERNFNAALEYFSRSAEHNYADGQYSLSLMLLDNKDNETLYKQGLSWLEKAANQNHMLAQYYLGALYFEGDGVERDYNKAKALLEKSAQQNYAPAQYHLALMYVNGVGVTTDFNKGLALLKQAAENNDSNAQNTLGFIYAEGKQVEPDYELARKWYEKAAEQGLTYAQNQLANMYYKGDKIEKNYQQALKWYTKSAEQGDLISMATVGYMYANGQGANQNYPAAYSWYEKAANNGYVPAQTVLGLMYQQGLGLDAPDYQKSSEWYQKASDKGDAAAQNSLGVFYASGKGVEQDAFKAISFYEKAAVQGYTPAQNNLGLAYQTGFGSLKADQDKALYWFEKAAKQGYSKAQDNLTSLKDQIAAQKTVESKKVSTPPKGQVAIVSSKDKVKTNNTNKAVNNNASQLSQVNSGEMAIVDLRIGDNKNSSRFVIESLKPITYTLTPDTDNSFTLILDKMTASQEVLTRLNNRIKRMSGSILSIKAEQEHDNLKLVIKLKKNISNLKKIQYKDNNNLLVLDFMF